TGTGGGAGGGAGCGACAGCTTGCGAACGCTTGAAGTTCGTTTTGACAACACCCAGGGCCAGACCGTTGGCTTTATGGACATGCTGCGGGTTATGGAGCGCAAGCTTGGCCGGCACGCCTATTCCGATACACTACATACCACAAAAGGGCCGTTTCGTCGCGCCACCTGGTATGGCCATGACCTGACAATCACGCTTGAGGAGAACCGTTTTCGTCCAGAACAGCCCGATCGGGCAGATGTGTTGGTTAGCTTCACCAAAGATCGGATTGAAGTTCCCTGGCAAGCCCCAGACCTTGCACGGGCAGCTGTCAATTCAGCTGATTCACTTGATGTAGGCTCCGGTGGAGGGCAAGATTCTCTTGCCACCAAATCTGAACTCATATCCAAAAAGCCGCCGGCGCTTTAATAATTTAGCTGATACCCCATTTCTGATTGCCAGAAAGCGTGCAAAGCCGCCCATTCCTTGTGTGTTAAGAAAAGCCGCATTATTTGGGCGAATTCGACGCGGAATCGTCATATTTCTGCAATGCTTATTTCCGTTTATCAGGGCTTGCTAAAAAGTTCTGTTTTTCATGTGTTAGGGCAAGGTGTAAGTACTTGTTTACATTGGATTTGATTTAAAAATGTAAACATGGCGCATAAAATCTGAAATGGTAGCGCTAATTACATCAGTGCAGGAGTCGATATCTACTAATGGGATGCGATGTGAAGCGCATTCCATTTGTTCATTTTGGTGGATTCTGGTTGCACCTAAAATCCGGCCATAAGTGTGGCATAGGATTTACGGCAGACGCTTTAGCATCGGTATCTTGATTTCGTTAAATGATGGTACCCCCAACCAGATTAGATAGATAAAATTCAATGCAGGATATTTACACAAAATCTCTCAAAGAAGGCCTCACCGAATTGGAAGGATTGGACCGCGACTACCTTGAAGCATCTCGTCGCCGGCTGTTCCTGATGCCTGAGGCAGAGCGGGAAGCTGTAGCAGAGGAGCACAAGCGCAAAGCAGCGCTCTACTTTGAGCTCTACCGCACCGCACAGAACCTTTCTGTATAAAGGGCTGTGTCTGAAAACAACTTTGTAAGACTGATTCCTGAATCAAGGCCCACAACAGGCATTTCGCCTTCGCTCAGGATCCGGCTTTGTCTCCGTTAGCTGTTGATTTTTCAGGCAAAACCTAGCTACTCATAACGCAGCGACTCAACAGGATCGACGTTTGCAGCTTTGCGTGCCGGGAAGAAGCCGGCGAGTAATCCAATTACTGATAAGATGGCCACCGTGGTCATGGCAATTGGGGTGGAAATTTCAGGGTTGGCCAGGAATTGGAGCGCACCTTCCTTGTTGGGAATGCTTTGTATAGCAGTGACCACGGCATAGGAAAAGAGCAATCCAATAGCGCCACCTGATAGCGCAATCAGCAGCGACTCGAAGATGACCTGCAACTTGATATGATATTTACGAGCGCCGAGAGCCAGTTTGACACCAAACTCTCTCGTGCGCTCTTTTACTGTCACGTACATGATGTTGGCCACGCCAACGCCCGCAAGGAGTAGCGTCAGGCCACCCACTACGCCGAGGAAGATCTGGATCCCGAGAAACACCTTGGCCCCTTCCTTTTCATTTTCGATAAAGTCCCAGATACCCAGTGCGCGTTCATCGCTTGCATCAAATTTGTGCCGTCGACCGAGTACGCGATACAACTCTTCTTTTACAGCCGGCGCAACATCAACGTTACTCGGACGGATCACCATGTGGTTGATGTACCGGTAACCGTAAATCGTTTCAAAAGTCTGTGATGGAATAATGGCGCGGTTGGCGTCAGGGCCATTGTTCATGCTCGTTTGCAGCTTGGGCTGCATAATGCCAATCACAGTGAATGGGAGCCCGTCGAGCAACACTTGTCCGCCTACAGGCTCCTGGTCGCCAAAGAGCCGGCCGGCAATTTCGTCACCAAGAAACAGGACGCGACGCTTCTGTGCTTCATCCTTCATGTTAAGGAAGCGTCCGCCAGCGGCAGGAAACATGCGCCGCATTTCTTCGAATGCCGGGCTCACGCCTTCCATATAGGCAGTGGTTTTGTTTTTACCCACCTGCAGCGATACTCCCCATCGACCATAAGAGACGCTGCCCATATCGATGCCGGGAATGGTTTTCTGTACAAGTGCCAGGTCGTCCCTGCGTAAACGGATGTTTCTGCCTTTGTCGAGGCCTTCATAGGGTAGGCTGGTTTCTCCTCCGTATACCTGAAAGATTTTGTCGCCGGCATTAAGCAGGCCATCTTGCATCGTTTTACCCAATCCTTCGCCAAAGGCAAGCAGCAAAACCACAGAAATGGTGCCCCAGGTGATGGCAAAGATGGTCAGGAACGCGCGTGTTTTCTGCGTGCGCAGGTCATTCCAGAATTCTTGCAGTAAGATCTTCCACATGGGATAGGGGTGTTATGGGTTACCGGTTAAGGTTTCTGGGAATTTTACAGTTTGTTTAGGTCCGCAGGCATTCTACCGGATCCAGTTGGGCTGCTTTGCGTGCCGGGAAGAAGCCGGCGAGTAACGCAATAAACGCGAGCAATGTCATGGTAACCAGGGCAACAAGCGGTGAAAGTTGTGGAATACCCACAAAGTCCTCAATGGGCAGGAACGAGATCCCTTTGATCAGCAGCATGGCCAGCATAAAGCCAAGCGCTGCTCCCATACCCACAATCAGAAAAGTCTCCAGGAAAAACTGGAAAAGGATATCACGGCTTGTTGCGCCAACCGACCGTTTGATCCCAATTTCTTTGGTGCGTTCACGGACAACCACGTACATGATGTTGGCAACCCCAATACCACCTACGGTGAGGGTAAAGCTGCCGATGATGCCCATGAAAATGTTGAACCCGAGGAAGAAGTTTTTCAGGAATACGTCCGCTTCGTTCGTGTCCCACACTCCGAGGGCATCGTCATCATCCGGATTGAATCTGTTGCGCCGGCCCATTACTTCCATTAGCCGCCGTTCAACCTGCGCCGTCATATCCGGATCGCTGGGGCGATAGATGATATTGTTGATGTACCGATCGCCAAACATGGTGCGGTAAGTGCTCGCGGGGATAAACACACGGTCGCTGTCGCGCGAATTGTACGAAGAGTTCTGGGTTTTGGGCTGCATTTGCCCAATGACCGTAAACGGCGTTTCTCCGATCATAACCTGTTGTCCAACGGCAGTTGAATCGCCAAAGAGCAGGTTTTTGATTTCATTTCCCAGCATCACCACACGCCGGCGCTTCTGCATGTCGATTTCGTTTATAAACCGACCGCCGGGTTCAGCTATGATGTTTCGCATATCCGCATACACCGGGTAGATACCGGTGACAGCCGGCGACGTGGCTGACCGCCCTTTGCGAATGGTGGTGTAGTTCAGGTACTCCGGACTAATCTGATAAATTTCAGGAATCTCTGAATCCAGTACGGGGACATCTTCTTCACGAAGATTAATTCGCCGTCCGTCCGGGAAGCCTTCGTAAGGCATGGTTGTGCGACCGCCAAAGACAACGACGATGCCGTCTCCCATGCCGTGCATGTTTTTCTTGGACTGTTTTTCCAGGCCAACCCCAAAAGCGAGCAAAACAACAACAGCCACCGTACCCCAGGTAATCCCGAGGATGGTGAGTGCTGTTCTAAGCTTCTGGGATCTAAGATCCTGAAAGAACTGGGAAA
This genomic interval from Bacteroidota bacterium contains the following:
- a CDS encoding ABC transporter permease, producing the protein MWKILLQEFWNDLRTQKTRAFLTIFAITWGTISVVLLLAFGEGLGKTMQDGLLNAGDKIFQVYGGETSLPYEGLDKGRNIRLRRDDLALVQKTIPGIDMGSVSYGRWGVSLQVGKNKTTAYMEGVSPAFEEMRRMFPAAGGRFLNMKDEAQKRRVLFLGDEIAGRLFGDQEPVGGQVLLDGLPFTVIGIMQPKLQTSMNNGPDANRAIIPSQTFETIYGYRYINHMVIRPSNVDVAPAVKEELYRVLGRRHKFDASDERALGIWDFIENEKEGAKVFLGIQIFLGVVGGLTLLLAGVGVANIMYVTVKERTREFGVKLALGARKYHIKLQVIFESLLIALSGGAIGLLFSYAVVTAIQSIPNKEGALQFLANPEISTPIAMTTVAILSVIGLLAGFFPARKAANVDPVESLRYE
- a CDS encoding ABC transporter permease, with the translated sequence MRLFTTLSQFFQDLRSQKLRTALTILGITWGTVAVVVLLAFGVGLEKQSKKNMHGMGDGIVVVFGGRTTMPYEGFPDGRRINLREEDVPVLDSEIPEIYQISPEYLNYTTIRKGRSATSPAVTGIYPVYADMRNIIAEPGGRFINEIDMQKRRRVVMLGNEIKNLLFGDSTAVGQQVMIGETPFTVIGQMQPKTQNSSYNSRDSDRVFIPASTYRTMFGDRYINNIIYRPSDPDMTAQVERRLMEVMGRRNRFNPDDDDALGVWDTNEADVFLKNFFLGFNIFMGIIGSFTLTVGGIGVANIMYVVVRERTKEIGIKRSVGATSRDILFQFFLETFLIVGMGAALGFMLAMLLIKGISFLPIEDFVGIPQLSPLVALVTMTLLAFIALLAGFFPARKAAQLDPVECLRT